A genomic region of Desulfosarcina ovata subsp. ovata contains the following coding sequences:
- a CDS encoding ParA family protein has translation MVQHKARAIAVANEKGGVGKTVTVINLAAALSLANQSVLVVDMDPQANATKGLGITPGDDAPSVYDLLMNNNGRSAAETVVRTAWDGLHLIPSHVDLSGAEVELVDAEGRENRLKEALAPLQSGYDFILLDTPPSLSLLTVNVFTCASEVLVPCQTHPYAFGALAELFDTIDAVREEINPDLTICGIVPTLVDLRTRVAKTVMEQLSTDDRYCDLVFKTAIRSNATIAESADVGRPVVFYRRSSYGAKDYTALAEEIMSMSTV, from the coding sequence ATGGTCCAACACAAGGCCAGAGCCATTGCCGTGGCAAATGAAAAAGGAGGCGTCGGCAAAACCGTAACCGTAATCAATCTGGCAGCCGCCCTGAGCCTGGCCAACCAATCCGTTCTGGTGGTGGATATGGATCCCCAGGCCAATGCCACAAAGGGACTCGGCATTACACCCGGCGATGATGCCCCTTCGGTATACGACCTGCTGATGAACAACAACGGGCGCTCGGCCGCCGAAACGGTTGTTCGCACCGCCTGGGACGGGCTCCACCTGATTCCTTCCCATGTGGATCTGTCCGGCGCCGAAGTGGAACTGGTGGATGCCGAAGGCCGCGAAAACCGGCTGAAGGAGGCCCTGGCCCCGCTTCAAAGCGGGTACGACTTCATTCTTTTGGATACACCGCCCAGCCTCTCCCTGTTGACGGTCAATGTGTTCACCTGCGCATCGGAAGTGCTGGTTCCCTGTCAAACCCATCCCTACGCCTTTGGCGCCCTTGCCGAATTGTTTGATACCATCGACGCGGTGCGTGAAGAGATCAATCCGGATCTGACCATTTGTGGCATCGTCCCCACCCTGGTGGACCTGCGCACACGGGTGGCCAAAACGGTCATGGAACAGTTGAGCACAGATGACCGTTACTGCGACCTTGTGTTCAAGACCGCCATTCGCAGCAATGCCACCATTGCCGAGAGCGCCGATGTGGGCAGACCGGTGGTTTTTTATCGCCGAAGCAGCTATGGTGCAAAGGACTACACCGCTCTGGCGGAAGAGATTATGTCAATGTCAACGGTTTAA
- the ilvD gene encoding dihydroxy-acid dehydratase, whose product MKSNAAKQGIERAPHRALFKAIGYTDEEIKRPLIGIANAVNTAIPGHVHLNTIAEAVKAGIYMAGGTPVEFGTIGVCDGIAMNHMGMKYSLASRELIADSIEVMATGHALDALVLIPNCDKIVPGMLMAAARLDLPAIFVSGGPMLAGEHPEIPGRRIDLITIFEAVGAVKAGKMSTEQLTAFEDAACPTCGSCAGMFTANSMNCLTEVIGMGLPGNGTIPAVYSARVRLAKQAGMQIMDLWQRQITARSIMTPDAFENALTVDMALGCSTNTVLHLPAIANEAGVSLDLAMINQISEKTPHICSLSPGGTHHIQDLNRAGGIPAVIKELSDAGLIHTGCMTATGKSVAENTEGTTTLDPEVIRPLDRPYHRKGGLAVLYGNLAPDGCVVKQSAVLDEMLCHEGPARVFDSEDAASEAIMEGRINKGDVIVVRYEGPMGGPGMREMLTPTSAIAGMGLDDSVALITDGRFSGGSRGAAIGHISPEAAQGGPIAIVNEGDRIAIDIPGKTVTLKVAEEEIERRLGAWQAPEPKIQSGYMARYARQVSSASQGAVVK is encoded by the coding sequence ATGAAAAGCAACGCAGCCAAACAGGGAATCGAACGGGCACCGCACCGGGCCCTTTTCAAGGCCATCGGGTATACCGACGAAGAAATCAAGCGCCCGCTGATTGGTATCGCCAATGCCGTGAATACCGCCATCCCCGGACATGTTCACCTGAACACCATCGCCGAGGCGGTCAAGGCCGGAATCTATATGGCCGGTGGCACACCGGTGGAATTCGGCACCATCGGCGTATGCGACGGCATTGCCATGAATCACATGGGCATGAAGTATTCCCTGGCCAGCCGCGAACTCATCGCCGACTCCATCGAGGTGATGGCCACGGGTCATGCCTTGGATGCCCTGGTCTTGATTCCCAACTGCGATAAAATCGTTCCCGGCATGCTGATGGCGGCCGCCCGCCTGGATCTGCCGGCAATTTTCGTCAGCGGTGGCCCCATGCTGGCCGGTGAACACCCGGAGATTCCGGGACGCCGCATCGATCTGATTACTATTTTTGAGGCGGTCGGCGCCGTAAAAGCCGGAAAAATGAGTACCGAACAGCTGACCGCTTTCGAAGACGCCGCCTGCCCCACCTGCGGTTCCTGTGCAGGCATGTTCACGGCCAACTCCATGAACTGCCTGACCGAGGTGATCGGCATGGGGCTACCGGGCAACGGCACCATTCCGGCGGTTTACTCCGCCAGGGTACGCCTGGCCAAACAGGCCGGAATGCAGATCATGGATCTTTGGCAGCGGCAGATCACCGCCCGTTCCATCATGACCCCCGATGCGTTTGAAAATGCCCTGACCGTGGACATGGCGTTGGGCTGCTCGACCAATACGGTTCTGCATCTGCCGGCCATCGCCAATGAGGCCGGTGTTTCCCTGGACCTTGCAATGATCAATCAGATCAGTGAAAAGACCCCGCACATCTGTTCCTTGAGCCCTGGTGGGACCCACCACATCCAGGACCTCAACCGGGCCGGTGGCATCCCCGCCGTGATCAAGGAGCTGTCGGACGCCGGACTGATCCATACCGGCTGCATGACCGCGACCGGCAAGAGTGTTGCCGAAAACACAGAAGGGACGACGACCCTCGACCCGGAAGTGATCCGGCCCCTTGACCGCCCTTACCATCGAAAGGGCGGCCTGGCCGTACTCTACGGCAACCTCGCGCCGGACGGTTGTGTGGTCAAGCAGTCGGCGGTGCTCGACGAGATGCTGTGCCACGAGGGCCCGGCGCGGGTATTCGATTCCGAGGATGCCGCCAGCGAAGCCATTATGGAAGGACGCATCAACAAAGGGGATGTCATCGTCGTCCGCTACGAAGGCCCTATGGGCGGGCCGGGCATGCGTGAAATGCTCACCCCCACCTCGGCCATTGCCGGCATGGGCCTGGACGATTCCGTGGCCCTGATTACCGACGGGCGTTTCTCAGGGGGGTCCCGGGGAGCGGCCATCGGCCACATCTCGCCCGAGGCCGCCCAGGGCGGGCCCATCGCCATCGTCAACGAGGGTGACCGGATTGCCATCGATATCCCCGGTAAAACGGTCACCCTGAAGGTGGCCGAGGAGGAGATCGAACGTCGTCTGGGCGCGTGGCAGGCACCGGAACCGAAGATCCAATCCGGTTACATGGCGCGCTATGCCCGGCAGGTCTCCTCGGCCAGCCAGGGAGCGGTGGTGAAATAA
- a CDS encoding heavy-metal-associated domain-containing protein, which produces MTQATLNVPNISCGHCVSAIESELSEAEGVTSVTADAATKTVTVQWDAPASIEGVRAILSEINYPAES; this is translated from the coding sequence ATGACACAAGCAACACTGAATGTTCCCAATATATCCTGCGGCCATTGCGTCTCGGCCATCGAGTCCGAACTTTCCGAAGCGGAAGGCGTGACCTCTGTGACGGCCGATGCGGCAACCAAAACAGTGACCGTCCAGTGGGACGCCCCGGCGTCCATCGAAGGCGTCCGGGCAATCCTGTCCGAAATCAACTATCCGGCGGAATCATGA
- a CDS encoding dynamin family protein: MSLYETLKHQLVQLSDDTATLLDDAEKITETGDEGLSRWKITCRTIARQMHEETMRVAVVGAIKSGKSTLVNTLFGGDFLKRGAGVVTSIVTRVRCSEKLRATLFLKNWAAVNEDIGQASLLLPAQHRADEGSAGFDLRREPDRRILERALSELAADQLITNDTRSAGSVLLSSYLTGFDRVQPYIGDDDSNAVFENGRFSQHRDFVGDDTMAVYLKDVLLEIDRPGPGEGVEIADCQGSDSPNPLHMAMIQDYLSMAHLTVYAISSRTGVRQADIRFLSMIRNMGIMDSVVFVVNCDLSEHESLDSLHESLKRIQADLSLICPEPEIFSFSSLFLLMDQIEDQLSPRDRDRLSHWRRETAMVDFCSAEWARFQAFLDHKIRRERSALLLKNHLERLEIVSSGISNWIGFQHALLTRDSGGAKALADRLHDQRGRLDRLKLTVKNTLDGAVHQVKNDMKRAVDQFFDAHGDGAVARLIHFVHGYPVEMQRYADSLQSAGFARTLYLVFQEFKQVVDRHMAESVNPEVIRFLQSQERYLVDYLDDIAGPYGSMIDDALARYAGALDDVKMTRREDAPALRIGSEMEAIRKMAALSRPTAAATMHYSAQIKTEAVMRLGFYKLVNLVRQAFKRPAEKARQEPFLAMDAAVKRMKRETERSILFHLKDHKENIKFQYLLKLADAAAAALQRQMLERFQHHGADLSQLVQRIGETQLDKEKITASLEQMEATAGSVKTRISDIKAKLQQLSA, from the coding sequence ATGTCTTTATACGAAACACTCAAGCACCAGCTTGTCCAACTCAGCGATGATACGGCAACCCTTCTTGACGATGCCGAGAAGATCACCGAAACCGGTGATGAAGGTCTTTCGCGGTGGAAAATCACCTGCCGGACCATCGCCCGGCAGATGCACGAAGAGACGATGCGGGTGGCTGTTGTCGGGGCCATCAAGTCCGGGAAAAGCACTCTTGTCAATACCCTTTTCGGCGGCGATTTTCTCAAGCGGGGCGCCGGCGTGGTGACCTCCATTGTGACCCGCGTCAGGTGTAGCGAAAAACTGCGCGCCACATTGTTCTTGAAAAATTGGGCCGCCGTCAATGAAGACATCGGACAAGCGTCACTGCTGCTTCCTGCGCAACACCGGGCTGATGAGGGATCCGCCGGATTTGATCTGCGCCGTGAACCGGATCGCCGAATCCTCGAACGGGCCTTGAGTGAACTGGCCGCCGATCAGCTGATCACCAACGACACGCGCAGCGCCGGAAGTGTGCTGCTCTCCTCATACCTTACCGGCTTCGATCGGGTGCAACCATATATCGGAGACGATGACTCCAACGCTGTGTTCGAAAATGGTCGTTTCAGTCAGCATCGGGATTTTGTTGGCGATGATACCATGGCCGTCTACCTGAAGGATGTCCTGCTTGAGATTGACCGCCCCGGGCCCGGTGAGGGGGTGGAAATCGCCGACTGCCAGGGGAGTGATTCGCCCAACCCACTGCATATGGCCATGATTCAGGATTATCTGAGCATGGCGCACCTCACCGTTTATGCCATCAGCAGTCGTACCGGTGTCCGGCAGGCGGATATCCGTTTCCTGTCGATGATCCGCAACATGGGGATTATGGACAGCGTGGTGTTCGTGGTCAATTGCGATCTGAGCGAGCATGAATCCCTGGACAGCCTGCATGAAAGTCTCAAACGCATTCAGGCGGATCTCTCCCTGATCTGCCCCGAGCCGGAGATCTTCTCCTTTTCGTCCCTGTTTCTGCTTATGGACCAGATCGAAGATCAGCTGTCCCCAAGGGATCGGGACCGTTTGTCGCATTGGCGCCGCGAAACCGCCATGGTCGATTTCTGCTCAGCCGAGTGGGCGCGCTTCCAGGCGTTTTTGGATCATAAGATTCGCCGGGAGCGCAGCGCCCTGCTTTTAAAAAACCATCTGGAGCGTCTGGAGATCGTTTCCTCCGGAATTAGCAACTGGATCGGTTTCCAGCACGCCCTGCTGACCCGTGACAGTGGGGGCGCCAAGGCTCTGGCCGATCGCCTGCATGACCAGAGAGGCCGGCTCGATCGCCTGAAACTGACCGTAAAGAACACCCTGGACGGCGCGGTTCACCAGGTTAAGAACGACATGAAACGGGCGGTCGACCAGTTTTTCGACGCCCACGGGGACGGTGCCGTCGCCCGGTTGATCCATTTCGTCCACGGCTATCCGGTAGAGATGCAGCGCTATGCGGACAGCCTGCAAAGCGCCGGCTTCGCCCGGACCCTGTATCTGGTTTTCCAGGAATTCAAACAGGTGGTCGACCGACACATGGCCGAAAGCGTTAACCCCGAAGTGATCCGCTTCCTTCAATCCCAGGAACGCTATCTTGTGGATTATCTGGACGATATCGCCGGACCTTACGGGAGCATGATCGATGATGCCCTGGCCCGGTATGCCGGTGCCCTGGATGATGTCAAAATGACCCGGCGGGAGGATGCACCGGCGCTTCGCATTGGAAGCGAGATGGAGGCCATCCGTAAAATGGCCGCCCTGTCACGCCCCACCGCCGCGGCGACCATGCATTACTCCGCCCAGATCAAGACCGAGGCCGTGATGCGCCTCGGATTCTACAAGTTGGTCAATCTGGTGCGGCAGGCGTTCAAGCGGCCGGCGGAGAAAGCCCGGCAGGAACCTTTCCTGGCCATGGACGCTGCCGTCAAACGGATGAAGCGCGAGACGGAACGGTCGATTCTGTTTCACCTTAAAGATCACAAGGAGAATATCAAGTTTCAATATCTTCTGAAACTGGCCGACGCCGCCGCGGCCGCGCTGCAGCGCCAGATGCTGGAACGCTTCCAGCACCATGGTGCCGATTTGTCACAACTGGTGCAGCGCATTGGCGAGACCCAGCTGGACAAAGAGAAGATCACGGCGTCACTCGAGCAGATGGAAGCCACCGCCGGTTCGGTAAAGACGCGGATCAGTGATATCAAGGCAAAGTTGCAGCAGTTGAGCGCCTGA
- the ilvB gene encoding biosynthetic-type acetolactate synthase large subunit, with product MKLTGAQILMEVLKEEGVDSIFGFPGGATIDIHDNVVKTDMHHYLVRHEQAAVHAADGYARVSGKVGVCIVTSGPGATNAVTGIATAYMDSIPLVIICGQVPTHLIGNDAFQEVDIVGITRPCTKHNYLVPSVEDLPRILKEAFHIARSGRPGPVLVDIPKNVQQGVTNYKPNQKVRLKSYNPTYKPNAKQLQKVVDLIKSSKRPLIFAGGGVLLSKGADELTRLARSTEIPVTMSLMGLGAFPGTDPLSLGMIGMHGTYRANMSSGECDLLIGIGVRFDDRVTGKTDCFASQAKIVHIDIDPTSIRKNVPVSVPVVGDCKSCLEILNTLLEDEDLEAMKARRRPWMEKVETWKQQYKLAYAQEDEIKPQFVVEKLYELTHGEAIITTEVGQNQMWTAQYYHFDRPRQFVTSGGLGTMGFGLPAAIGAQVAFPDALVVDVAGDGSIQMNIQEMATAMQYKLPVKVVILNNCYLGMVRQWQELFYDKRYACTGLEHAPDFVKLAEAYGAVGFKATRPDEVEAVLRQGLETPGPVIMDFRVSREECVYPMVPAGAPITEMLLV from the coding sequence ATGAAACTCACCGGAGCGCAGATACTGATGGAGGTCCTGAAGGAAGAAGGCGTGGACTCCATTTTCGGGTTTCCCGGCGGCGCCACCATCGATATTCACGATAACGTCGTAAAAACCGATATGCACCACTACCTGGTGCGCCACGAGCAGGCTGCGGTCCATGCGGCCGACGGGTATGCCCGGGTCTCTGGAAAGGTCGGCGTCTGCATCGTCACCTCCGGACCGGGGGCCACCAATGCCGTCACCGGTATTGCCACCGCCTACATGGATTCCATTCCGCTGGTAATTATCTGCGGCCAGGTACCGACGCACCTGATCGGAAACGACGCCTTCCAAGAGGTCGATATCGTCGGCATCACCCGCCCCTGCACCAAACACAACTACCTGGTCCCCTCGGTCGAAGATCTGCCGCGGATACTCAAGGAGGCGTTTCACATCGCCCGTTCGGGGCGGCCTGGACCGGTGCTGGTGGATATTCCAAAAAACGTACAGCAGGGCGTTACCAACTATAAACCCAATCAGAAGGTGCGCCTCAAATCATACAACCCCACTTACAAGCCCAATGCCAAGCAGTTGCAAAAGGTGGTGGACCTGATCAAATCTTCAAAACGCCCGTTGATTTTCGCCGGCGGCGGAGTACTGCTGTCCAAGGGTGCCGACGAGCTGACCCGACTGGCGCGCAGTACCGAAATTCCAGTGACCATGTCGCTCATGGGGCTGGGCGCCTTTCCGGGCACCGATCCCCTTTCCCTGGGGATGATCGGTATGCACGGCACCTACCGGGCGAACATGAGCAGCGGAGAGTGCGACCTGCTCATCGGCATCGGGGTTCGCTTCGACGATCGGGTCACCGGCAAGACCGACTGTTTTGCGTCCCAGGCCAAAATCGTGCATATCGATATCGACCCGACCTCCATTCGCAAGAATGTCCCGGTCAGCGTGCCGGTAGTGGGAGATTGCAAGAGCTGCCTCGAAATTCTCAACACGCTCCTGGAAGACGAGGACCTCGAAGCGATGAAAGCCCGGCGGCGTCCATGGATGGAGAAAGTCGAGACGTGGAAGCAGCAGTACAAACTGGCCTACGCCCAGGAAGATGAAATCAAGCCGCAGTTTGTGGTGGAAAAGCTTTACGAACTGACCCATGGTGAGGCGATCATCACCACGGAGGTGGGCCAGAACCAGATGTGGACGGCCCAGTACTACCATTTCGACCGTCCCAGGCAATTTGTCACCTCCGGCGGACTGGGCACCATGGGTTTCGGGCTGCCCGCCGCCATCGGTGCGCAGGTGGCCTTTCCCGACGCCCTGGTGGTGGATGTGGCCGGCGACGGCAGCATCCAGATGAACATTCAGGAGATGGCCACGGCCATGCAGTACAAACTGCCGGTCAAGGTGGTCATCCTCAACAACTGCTACCTGGGTATGGTCCGTCAGTGGCAGGAGTTGTTCTACGACAAGCGATACGCCTGTACGGGGCTGGAACACGCGCCTGACTTCGTCAAGCTGGCCGAGGCCTACGGCGCCGTCGGTTTCAAAGCCACCCGTCCGGACGAGGTTGAAGCTGTATTGCGCCAGGGGCTTGAGACGCCCGGCCCGGTGATTATGGATTTCAGGGTATCCAGGGAGGAGTGCGTCTATCCCATGGTCCCGGCCGGCGCCCCGATTACTGAAATGCTGCTGGTGTAA
- a CDS encoding heavy metal translocating P-type ATPase, with product MTQNTLTLPITGMTCANCAMNITRGLKKLSGVDEANVNFATEQASVTFDPKSVSSADLIRQVEKIGFKVATAHIDFAVTGMSCANCAMNVERALGKKVPGVVDAAVNFAAERASVEFLPAMVTPDDLAAAVEKAGFGALIQQQGDPADAEAEARREEIANQTRKFMVGAGFALPLFLLSMARDFGLIGTWSHQLWVNWLFLLLATPVQFYTGWDYYVSGLKSLRNKSANMDVLVALGSSTAYFYSLAVLLLSSVGGHVYFETSAVIITLIKMGKLLEARSKGKTGNAIRKLMGLRPKTATVIRDDQELEIPIEQVRKGDRVRVRPGERIPVDGLVDQGASAVDESMLTGESIPVDKKMGDTVAAGTINGQGTLIFTATRVGRETALAQIIRLVQEAQGSKAPIQALADRVAAVFVPAIILIAVLVFAIWWWAVGDFVTAMIRMVAVLVIACPCALGLATPTAIMAGTGKGAEGGMLFKNSRALEGATHLTTVVLDKTGTITQGKPMVIDLIPNRSEGVTEEDLLRLSASVEQGSEHPLGRAVIEKAKLSGVTLFSAEAFVAHGGDGVSAEVNGRDIRVGKPGWFGDQVGLISEQTIDRISGLQAQGKTVMVAADANTLLGLIGVADQIKPDSPPAVERLKKMGLETVMLTGDNRQAAETIGREAGVDLVEAEVRPEEKAARVKALQTAGKRVAMVGDGINDAPALAQADVGFAIGSGTDVAIETADVILAAGSLNGVPRSITLSRATMATIRQNLFWAFFYNAVLIPVAAGALYPFETLPMVLRQLHPILAALAMAFSSISVVSNSLRLYRTKISDR from the coding sequence ATGACCCAAAACACCCTGACCCTGCCCATCACGGGAATGACCTGCGCCAACTGCGCCATGAACATTACCCGCGGGCTGAAAAAACTCTCCGGTGTGGATGAGGCCAACGTCAATTTCGCCACGGAGCAGGCGTCGGTAACCTTCGATCCGAAATCCGTATCGTCGGCCGATCTGATCCGGCAGGTGGAAAAGATCGGCTTCAAGGTTGCCACGGCGCACATCGACTTTGCCGTTACCGGGATGAGCTGCGCCAACTGCGCCATGAATGTGGAGCGCGCACTGGGCAAGAAAGTGCCCGGCGTGGTCGATGCTGCGGTGAATTTTGCTGCGGAGCGCGCCAGTGTGGAATTCCTGCCCGCCATGGTCACGCCGGACGATCTGGCAGCGGCCGTGGAAAAAGCCGGATTCGGCGCCCTGATTCAGCAGCAGGGCGATCCCGCCGATGCCGAGGCCGAGGCCCGACGCGAGGAAATTGCCAATCAGACCCGCAAGTTCATGGTCGGTGCAGGCTTTGCTCTGCCTCTGTTCCTGCTCAGCATGGCCAGGGATTTCGGCCTCATCGGCACATGGAGTCACCAGTTGTGGGTCAACTGGCTGTTCCTGCTGCTGGCCACACCGGTACAGTTTTACACCGGCTGGGATTATTATGTCAGCGGGCTGAAAAGCCTGCGCAACAAAAGCGCCAACATGGACGTGCTGGTAGCCCTGGGATCGTCCACGGCCTATTTCTACTCCCTGGCCGTCCTGCTGCTGTCGTCCGTCGGCGGACACGTCTATTTTGAAACCTCGGCGGTGATTATCACCCTGATCAAGATGGGCAAACTGCTTGAAGCCCGTTCCAAGGGCAAGACGGGGAATGCCATCCGCAAGCTGATGGGACTGCGCCCGAAAACGGCCACGGTGATCCGGGATGATCAAGAACTGGAAATTCCCATTGAACAGGTGCGCAAGGGGGATCGGGTACGGGTTCGTCCCGGCGAACGCATTCCTGTGGACGGCCTGGTCGACCAGGGCGCATCGGCCGTCGATGAATCCATGCTTACCGGAGAGTCCATTCCGGTGGACAAGAAGATGGGTGACACGGTGGCCGCCGGAACGATCAACGGTCAGGGAACGCTGATCTTCACGGCCACCCGGGTGGGCCGTGAAACCGCATTGGCCCAGATCATCCGCTTGGTGCAGGAGGCCCAGGGCAGCAAGGCCCCGATCCAGGCACTGGCCGACCGGGTGGCCGCCGTGTTCGTGCCGGCCATCATTTTGATTGCCGTTCTGGTATTCGCCATCTGGTGGTGGGCCGTCGGCGATTTTGTCACTGCCATGATCCGCATGGTCGCCGTGCTGGTCATCGCCTGCCCCTGCGCCCTGGGCTTGGCCACACCCACCGCCATCATGGCCGGCACCGGCAAAGGCGCCGAGGGAGGCATGCTCTTCAAGAACAGCCGCGCCCTGGAAGGCGCCACCCACCTGACCACCGTGGTACTGGACAAAACCGGCACCATTACGCAAGGCAAGCCCATGGTTATCGACCTGATTCCCAACAGATCCGAAGGGGTGACCGAAGAAGACCTGTTGCGGCTTTCTGCTTCGGTGGAGCAGGGATCCGAGCATCCCCTGGGCCGGGCGGTGATCGAAAAGGCGAAGCTATCGGGGGTAACGCTTTTCTCTGCCGAGGCGTTTGTGGCCCATGGGGGAGACGGGGTCAGCGCCGAGGTGAACGGGAGGGATATCCGGGTCGGTAAACCGGGCTGGTTTGGCGACCAGGTCGGATTGATTTCCGAACAGACGATCGATCGGATATCCGGCCTTCAGGCCCAGGGAAAAACCGTCATGGTGGCTGCCGATGCGAACACCCTTTTGGGCCTGATCGGTGTGGCCGATCAAATCAAGCCCGACTCTCCCCCGGCCGTTGAACGACTGAAGAAGATGGGCCTGGAGACGGTCATGCTCACCGGTGACAACCGGCAGGCAGCCGAGACGATCGGTCGTGAGGCCGGGGTGGATCTGGTGGAAGCCGAGGTGCGGCCGGAGGAGAAGGCGGCCCGTGTCAAGGCGTTGCAGACGGCCGGTAAACGGGTGGCCATGGTGGGCGACGGCATCAACGATGCGCCGGCCCTGGCCCAGGCCGATGTGGGTTTTGCCATCGGCAGCGGCACAGACGTGGCCATTGAAACGGCCGATGTGATTCTGGCGGCCGGCTCTCTCAACGGCGTTCCCCGGTCGATCACCCTCAGTCGGGCCACCATGGCAACGATTCGGCAAAATCTGTTCTGGGCCTTTTTCTACAATGCCGTTCTGATTCCGGTAGCGGCGGGCGCACTCTATCCGTTCGAGACCCTCCCCATGGTGCTGCGCCAGTTGCATCCCATTCTGGCCGCCCTGGCCATGGCCTTTTCCAGCATCTCGGTCGTCTCCAACAGCCTGAGATTGTACCGGACGAAAATCTCTGATCGCTGA
- a CDS encoding YqgE/AlgH family protein, which produces MDQGGQSLKGQFLMAMPGLNDPNFYQSVTCLSEHNARGAMGIVINRIHPEINAKMIFDELQISCVAGSERIPVHIGGPVHMNEIFVLHAAPFGWEGGMMITEEVGLSNSRDILEAIAAGYPPQEYIIALGCAGWGPGQLEGEIRSNSWITGPYSATIAFQTGVERRWEEAMKGIGIDPALLSDTAGRA; this is translated from the coding sequence ATGGATCAAGGAGGGCAATCGCTGAAAGGGCAGTTTCTCATGGCCATGCCAGGTTTGAATGATCCTAATTTCTACCAGTCCGTGACATGCCTGTCTGAACACAACGCCAGGGGAGCCATGGGAATTGTTATCAATCGGATCCATCCGGAGATCAATGCGAAAATGATCTTTGACGAACTGCAGATCAGTTGCGTGGCCGGTTCCGAGAGGATTCCCGTTCACATTGGCGGGCCGGTTCATATGAATGAAATATTTGTTCTCCACGCGGCGCCGTTTGGCTGGGAAGGCGGTATGATGATAACAGAGGAGGTGGGGCTGAGCAACTCCCGCGATATCCTCGAAGCCATTGCCGCCGGCTATCCGCCGCAAGAATATATCATTGCCCTGGGGTGCGCCGGATGGGGACCCGGACAGCTGGAAGGGGAGATTCGTAGCAATTCATGGATCACCGGCCCTTATTCAGCAACGATTGCCTTCCAAACGGGCGTGGAACGACGCTGGGAGGAGGCCATGAAAGGCATTGGCATCGATCCGGCGCTGCTTTCCGACACGGCCGGGCGTGCCTGA